A portion of the Paenibacillus hamazuiensis genome contains these proteins:
- a CDS encoding nucleoside deaminase, which translates to MNHEQLMNEAIRLAAENVKTGHGGPFGAIVVKDGVVIGKGRNEVTANCDPTAHAEVQAIREACRHLNDFQLTGCVVYTSCEPCPMCIGAIYWARPDAVYYACTKEEAAEIGFDDQFIYEQIALSMEERSLPMKQLQLPDRLLPFETWSRSEKKVEY; encoded by the coding sequence ATGAATCATGAGCAGCTCATGAACGAAGCTATCCGGCTCGCTGCCGAAAACGTAAAAACCGGACATGGAGGGCCGTTCGGAGCCATCGTCGTCAAAGACGGCGTCGTGATCGGCAAAGGCCGAAACGAAGTGACGGCCAATTGCGACCCTACGGCTCATGCCGAAGTGCAGGCGATTCGCGAAGCATGCCGGCATTTGAACGATTTTCAGCTGACAGGCTGCGTCGTCTATACGAGCTGTGAGCCTTGTCCGATGTGCATCGGGGCGATTTACTGGGCCCGCCCGGACGCGGTCTATTATGCCTGCACCAAAGAGGAGGCGGCTGAGATCGGGTTTGACGACCAGTTCATTTACGAGCAAATCGCTTTGTCCATGGAGGAACGTTCCTTGCCGATGAAGCAGCTGCAGCTGCCGGACCGGCTGCTGCCCTTTGAAACGTGGAGCCGTTCGGAGAAGAAAGTGGAATATTAA
- a CDS encoding ABC transporter ATP-binding protein, with protein MLEVRQVSKMYENHRGVEHIDFSMSRGEIVGFLGPNGAGKTTTMRMITGYLNPTKGSILIDGLSMADHPKKARQKIGYLPETPPLYPEMSVRAYLQFIADLRGIPAREQKGRIGEVIERLGLQGREKQIIRSLSKGYKQRIGLAQAILHRPDLLVLDEPTSGLDPKQIIEIRQLIRELGENHTVLLSTHILPEINTLCNRVLIINQGKIVMDGRPDQLAHSMGDTFEVRLEVKGPRERIVREIGALPQVGSVKVLEREEAQAAAEAGGGFADGAEHGAAPAADAAGDAVSGGAADLTAADTVKLHVVAKDRADIREVIFYRMAELKLPILEMKKESLSLEDIFLKLTTSEAIDDAATAAREEVDADA; from the coding sequence GTGCTGGAAGTGAGGCAGGTTAGCAAGATGTACGAGAACCATAGAGGGGTCGAGCACATCGACTTTTCCATGAGCCGGGGGGAAATTGTCGGCTTCCTCGGTCCGAACGGCGCCGGAAAAACGACGACGATGCGGATGATTACCGGCTATTTGAACCCGACCAAAGGCTCGATTTTGATCGATGGTTTGTCGATGGCCGATCACCCGAAGAAAGCGCGGCAAAAGATCGGTTATTTGCCGGAGACGCCGCCCCTGTATCCGGAAATGTCGGTGCGGGCGTATTTGCAGTTTATCGCCGATTTGCGCGGCATTCCGGCCCGCGAGCAGAAGGGACGCATCGGCGAGGTTATCGAGAGACTGGGACTGCAGGGCCGGGAAAAGCAAATCATCCGCAGCTTGTCGAAAGGCTACAAGCAGCGGATCGGCCTGGCCCAGGCGATTTTGCACCGACCCGATCTGCTCGTGCTGGACGAGCCTACATCAGGCCTCGATCCGAAGCAGATTATCGAGATTCGCCAGCTGATCCGCGAGCTCGGCGAAAACCATACGGTGCTTTTGTCCACGCATATTTTGCCGGAGATCAATACGCTCTGCAACCGCGTGCTCATCATCAATCAAGGCAAAATCGTGATGGACGGACGGCCTGATCAGCTTGCGCATTCGATGGGCGACACGTTCGAGGTGCGCCTCGAAGTGAAAGGGCCCCGCGAGCGGATCGTCCGCGAAATCGGCGCTCTGCCGCAGGTCGGCAGCGTGAAGGTGCTGGAGCGGGAGGAGGCTCAGGCGGCGGCCGAGGCCGGTGGTGGCTTTGCGGACGGCGCGGAACACGGCGCAGCGCCTGCGGCCGATGCAGCGGGCGATGCCGTTTCGGGCGGCGCCGCGGATTTGACGGCAGCGGACACGGTCAAGCTGCACGTTGTGGCGAAGGACCGTGCGGATATTCGCGAGGTGATTTTTTACCGGATGGCGGAGCTGAAGCTCCCGATACTCGAAATGAAGAAAGAGTCGCTCAGCCTCGAGGACATTTTCCTCAAGCTGACGACAAGCGAAGCGATCGACGATGCCGCAACAGCCGCGAGAGAGGAGGTGGACGCCGATGCGTAG
- a CDS encoding ABC transporter permease subunit, producing the protein MRRMMAVCRKELQMYFYSPVAYAAFAFFFLIAGYFFSANFLYPPNIIDIRPTIGTITFIYLFIIPLLTMRLVSDELRQGTDELLLTSPVSIGEIVIGKYLAALAVQLLLVVGSLLYPLIMSRFGPIDQPTLWLSYLSMFLLGAAMMAIGLFASSLTAHQMVAGIAGFAILLVFWTIDWLGDSVGGKIKDYLGQFSIVSRVGDLQKGVLDFSDVIFYVTLAIVFLVLSIQVLERKRWR; encoded by the coding sequence ATGCGTAGAATGATGGCGGTTTGCCGCAAGGAACTGCAGATGTACTTTTACTCGCCGGTAGCGTATGCGGCGTTTGCTTTCTTCTTTCTGATCGCCGGGTACTTCTTCAGCGCGAACTTCCTGTATCCGCCGAACATTATCGACATCCGGCCGACGATCGGCACGATTACGTTTATTTATTTGTTCATCATCCCGCTGCTCACCATGCGTCTGGTGTCGGACGAGCTGCGGCAGGGCACGGACGAGCTGCTGCTGACGTCGCCGGTCAGCATCGGAGAAATCGTCATCGGCAAATATTTGGCGGCGCTGGCCGTTCAGCTGCTGCTCGTCGTGGGCAGCCTGCTGTATCCGCTGATCATGAGCCGTTTCGGCCCGATCGACCAGCCGACGCTGTGGCTGTCGTACCTCAGCATGTTTCTGCTCGGCGCGGCGATGATGGCCATCGGCTTGTTCGCTTCGTCGCTGACCGCCCATCAGATGGTCGCCGGCATCGCCGGATTCGCCATTTTGCTTGTGTTCTGGACCATCGACTGGCTCGGGGACAGCGTGGGGGGCAAAATCAAAGACTACTTGGGACAGTTTTCGATCGTTTCCCGGGTCGGCGATTTGCAGAAAGGCGTGCTTGATTTTTCCGACGTCATTTTCTACGTGACGCTGGCGATCGTATTCCTTGTGCTCAGCATCCAGGTGCTTGAGAGAAAAAGATGGAGATAA
- a CDS encoding GldG family protein: MNKWIRGTNAAVLSLAVIGIFIVLTIFLNSVKSLQVDLTQNKKFTLSESTENVLKTLDKDVHIMSFTSDQTDPFAKRQVVELVQEYKKRTGKITFDEYDMVKQPSIAKQYDVDPSGVVIVESGSQKKSIYFYDMFLPGQQQGQYQFSGEEKLTQALMNLNSKEKHKVYFLSGHQEIPLNQMSVWKSGLESENYEVSDLNLLREGKIPDDAEALFIIGPQNDISDKEAEVIKQYLDGKGKLYFALGFNKDMATKWKNIDALLAAYGIKDQHAVAIEPKQSVLFDPLTIIPEYGYHDITKKLSDYNLLTMISLAVTLNVDTPVADYPATAIMKTTDKAYGETNIDLLMKSQTKNDTGDIKGPLNLGYAVQNKDNKPKAVVLGGSTFLMDDRIQQQGNRDFALNSVGWLQEQKDQVTIRPREGDAIQQAMVTTGQANSIFYGTVLLFPLLFLIVGGWIWWRRRKG; encoded by the coding sequence ATGAATAAATGGATTCGCGGTACGAACGCCGCTGTGCTGTCGCTGGCGGTGATCGGCATTTTCATCGTCTTGACGATCTTCCTGAACTCCGTAAAAAGCCTTCAGGTGGATCTGACGCAAAACAAAAAGTTTACGCTGTCCGAAAGCACCGAAAATGTGCTCAAGACGCTCGATAAAGACGTGCACATCATGTCGTTTACAAGCGATCAGACCGACCCGTTCGCTAAGCGGCAGGTGGTGGAGCTCGTGCAGGAATACAAGAAGCGCACCGGCAAAATCACCTTCGACGAATACGATATGGTAAAGCAGCCGTCCATTGCGAAACAATACGACGTCGACCCGTCCGGGGTCGTCATTGTGGAGAGCGGCTCGCAGAAGAAAAGCATTTACTTTTACGACATGTTTCTGCCGGGCCAGCAGCAGGGACAATATCAATTCAGCGGCGAAGAGAAGCTGACTCAAGCGCTGATGAATTTGAACTCGAAAGAGAAGCATAAAGTGTATTTCTTGTCCGGGCATCAGGAAATTCCGCTGAACCAGATGAGCGTGTGGAAAAGCGGTCTCGAAAGCGAAAACTACGAGGTCAGCGACCTGAACCTGCTGCGCGAGGGCAAAATCCCGGACGACGCGGAGGCGCTGTTCATCATCGGCCCGCAAAACGACATTTCCGACAAGGAAGCGGAAGTGATCAAGCAATATTTGGACGGCAAAGGTAAGCTGTATTTCGCGCTCGGCTTCAACAAAGACATGGCGACGAAATGGAAAAATATCGATGCCTTGCTGGCGGCGTACGGCATTAAGGACCAGCATGCGGTGGCGATCGAACCGAAGCAGAGCGTGCTGTTCGACCCGCTGACGATCATTCCGGAATACGGCTACCACGACATTACGAAAAAGCTGTCCGACTACAACCTGCTCACGATGATTTCCCTGGCGGTGACGCTGAACGTCGATACCCCGGTGGCCGATTATCCGGCTACGGCCATTATGAAGACGACGGACAAAGCCTACGGCGAAACGAACATCGATCTGCTGATGAAAAGCCAGACCAAAAACGACACCGGCGACATCAAAGGTCCGCTGAACCTCGGCTACGCCGTGCAGAACAAGGACAACAAGCCAAAAGCAGTCGTGCTCGGCGGTTCGACCTTCCTGATGGACGACCGCATTCAGCAGCAGGGCAACCGCGACTTTGCGCTTAACAGCGTAGGTTGGCTGCAGGAGCAGAAGGATCAGGTAACGATCCGTCCGCGCGAGGGCGATGCGATCCAGCAGGCGATGGTCACCACGGGCCAGGCGAACTCGATATTCTACGGCACGGTGCTGCTGTTCCCGCTGCTCTTCCTCATCGTTGGCGGCTGGATTTGGTGGAGGAGGAGAAAAGGATGA
- a CDS encoding DUF4340 domain-containing protein, translating into MKRLWPTLVLVIICIAGFWYASSKDFFKDKSNEPKMVFSIKKDDVASYSIQNGDSVVELQKKDGAWTMTKPSSLPLNSFGADSWIDTFSTTTKDKTVEDNAADLAKYGLDKPKQKFTLVLKDGSSKTINVGDPLPIQGYFYASASGSGEVFRIGEQQVNALNKQQLDFMEKSPIKVNYDQVTSLSVDWKGDKWSLSKTDASKKAYEADWKLGDKTVKGSDASQVLDKAVFMATEQLVKTAVPKAGTPELRIEVKETDSGKDTVTTFTGWIEGDNVWVTKQGDFWSYAIPSQTIQELFDKGKQLPEGSK; encoded by the coding sequence ATGAAGCGGCTGTGGCCTACCCTCGTGCTTGTGATCATCTGCATCGCCGGGTTTTGGTACGCTTCGAGTAAAGATTTTTTCAAAGATAAATCGAACGAGCCGAAGATGGTGTTTTCTATCAAAAAGGACGACGTCGCGAGCTACTCGATTCAAAACGGCGACAGCGTAGTCGAGCTGCAGAAAAAGGACGGGGCCTGGACGATGACGAAGCCTTCGTCGCTTCCGCTCAACTCGTTCGGTGCCGATAGCTGGATCGACACGTTCAGCACGACTACGAAGGATAAAACCGTCGAGGATAACGCGGCGGACCTTGCCAAGTACGGGCTCGACAAACCGAAGCAAAAATTCACGCTCGTTCTGAAGGACGGCAGCTCAAAGACGATTAACGTCGGCGATCCGCTCCCGATCCAGGGTTACTTCTATGCGTCGGCCAGCGGCTCGGGCGAGGTGTTCCGGATTGGCGAGCAGCAGGTGAATGCGCTGAACAAGCAACAGCTCGATTTTATGGAGAAAAGCCCGATCAAGGTGAATTACGACCAAGTGACGTCTCTGTCCGTCGATTGGAAGGGCGACAAGTGGAGCTTGTCCAAGACCGATGCGAGCAAGAAGGCGTACGAAGCCGATTGGAAGCTTGGGGACAAAACCGTCAAAGGCTCCGATGCGTCCCAGGTGCTGGATAAGGCGGTCTTTATGGCGACCGAGCAGCTCGTGAAAACGGCGGTGCCGAAGGCGGGGACGCCGGAGCTGCGCATCGAGGTGAAGGAGACCGACTCGGGCAAAGATACCGTTACGACATTTACCGGCTGGATCGAAGGCGACAACGTGTGGGTTACGAAGCAAGGGGATTTTTGGAGTTATGCGATCCCTTCCCAAACGATCCAGGAGCTCTTCGACAAAGGCAAGCAGCTGCCGGAAGGCAGCAAATAA
- a CDS encoding spore coat protein has translation MFTQQQQQNNGITTKELAYITDSLKNEELLAKLCVQGAMEAQTPQLKQTFSQLAQERLHNADQLIRALQMQSGFSH, from the coding sequence ATGTTCACCCAGCAACAGCAGCAAAATAACGGTATCACCACAAAGGAATTAGCGTACATAACCGATTCTTTGAAAAACGAGGAGCTGCTCGCGAAGCTTTGCGTACAGGGCGCTATGGAAGCGCAAACGCCTCAGCTGAAGCAAACGTTCAGCCAACTGGCGCAGGAGCGTCTGCACAACGCCGACCAACTGATCCGCGCCCTGCAAATGCAATCCGGCTTCTCGCACTAA
- a CDS encoding spore coat protein, protein MYQQQQTPMNRQMFGQNTMLQEQDLANFVLSECKRIAREYATAALEANNPFVRQTFQTLLQKTLQDQAQIYSVISQMDSYGDIKEASQQEVQQELQKQIHKIEQLQSFVQQGLQAGLQSQAAHQQQWNQQWAEQAGGQQFAGMATYVPHQQSQGQMFNQGAGSSYRQDYGQTGQSFNMDNYNQSTAGYGQGASGFGQSSYQGTSGYNQSTSGIGQTTSGYGGGSQYGQSGTTGSGYYAGSSQGQPYGTSGSQSTGGYQASSASGSQDYSTSKSGSDYSKEYGAVKTSHDYTSHKSGQDYSSRTSSQASDYSSSAGRQSGSTGYSLSSSAAQSGQSEQSAASKTSGSSSHGAKYLL, encoded by the coding sequence ATGTACCAACAACAGCAAACGCCCATGAACCGGCAAATGTTTGGTCAAAACACGATGCTGCAGGAACAGGACTTGGCCAATTTTGTATTATCGGAGTGTAAACGGATAGCAAGAGAGTATGCGACAGCCGCATTGGAAGCGAACAATCCGTTCGTCCGGCAAACGTTCCAAACGCTGCTGCAAAAAACGCTCCAGGATCAAGCGCAAATTTACAGCGTGATCAGCCAAATGGATTCTTACGGCGATATAAAGGAAGCGTCCCAACAGGAAGTGCAGCAGGAGCTGCAAAAGCAGATTCATAAAATCGAGCAGCTGCAGTCATTCGTGCAGCAAGGCTTGCAAGCAGGGCTGCAGTCCCAGGCGGCTCATCAGCAGCAATGGAACCAGCAATGGGCGGAGCAAGCGGGCGGACAGCAATTTGCCGGCATGGCAACATACGTTCCGCATCAGCAATCGCAAGGGCAAATGTTTAACCAGGGGGCCGGCTCTTCCTATAGGCAGGATTACGGCCAAACGGGCCAAAGTTTCAACATGGACAATTACAATCAAAGCACCGCCGGTTACGGTCAAGGTGCCTCCGGCTTCGGGCAAAGCTCTTATCAAGGGACTTCGGGTTATAACCAAAGCACATCCGGTATCGGTCAAACGACATCCGGGTATGGCGGCGGATCGCAGTACGGCCAAAGCGGAACGACCGGCTCCGGTTATTACGCCGGCTCTTCCCAAGGCCAGCCGTATGGCACAAGCGGAAGCCAGTCCACCGGCGGCTACCAGGCGTCGTCCGCCAGCGGCAGCCAGGATTACAGCACGTCCAAATCGGGCTCGGATTACTCCAAAGAGTACGGCGCGGTAAAAACGAGCCACGACTACACCTCGCACAAATCCGGGCAGGACTACAGCAGCCGAACATCGTCCCAGGCCAGCGACTACAGCTCTTCCGCCGGCCGCCAGTCCGGCAGCACCGGCTACTCGCTCAGTTCTTCCGCGGCCCAATCGGGCCAGTCGGAGCAAAGCGCCGCGTCGAAGACGAGCGGCAGCTCCTCGCACGGTGCGAAATATTTGCTCTAG
- a CDS encoding heptaprenylglyceryl phosphate synthase, with translation MSLDIRLWKHVFKLDPDKQLSDEALEAVCTSGTDAVMVGGSSGVTFDNTVDLLARIRRFEVPCVLEISDREAIVPGFDLFMIPLVLNSRHMDWITGHHHEALKEYGAILEWDRILTEGYVVLNGASTAARVTEAVTDLTLKDIEAYARMADRLFRCPVFYMEYSGTFGDMETVGKVRKVLHEARLFYGGGIASPDQARSAAEAADTIVVGNAIYDDLPNALATVKAIKS, from the coding sequence GTGAGTCTCGATATACGGCTGTGGAAGCATGTTTTTAAGCTGGATCCGGACAAGCAGCTTTCGGACGAAGCGCTGGAGGCGGTATGCACGTCCGGTACCGATGCGGTGATGGTCGGCGGCTCAAGCGGCGTCACCTTCGACAATACCGTCGATTTGCTTGCGCGGATCAGGCGGTTCGAAGTGCCCTGCGTGCTGGAAATATCCGATCGGGAGGCGATAGTGCCCGGCTTCGATCTGTTCATGATCCCGCTCGTCCTGAATTCGCGGCATATGGACTGGATTACCGGACATCACCATGAGGCGCTGAAAGAATACGGCGCCATTCTGGAGTGGGATCGGATTCTCACGGAAGGTTATGTAGTGCTCAACGGAGCATCGACGGCGGCACGAGTAACCGAAGCGGTCACCGATCTGACGCTGAAGGACATCGAAGCCTACGCCCGCATGGCGGACAGGCTGTTCCGGTGCCCGGTATTTTATATGGAGTACAGCGGAACGTTCGGAGACATGGAGACGGTGGGCAAAGTACGCAAAGTGCTCCACGAGGCACGGCTGTTTTACGGAGGCGGCATCGCCAGTCCCGATCAGGCTCGATCGGCAGCCGAAGCAGCAGACACGATAGTCGTTGGCAACGCCATTTATGACGATTTGCCGAATGCGCTCGCAACCGTAAAAGCCATCAAAAGCTAG